From the Manihot esculenta cultivar AM560-2 chromosome 14, M.esculenta_v8, whole genome shotgun sequence genome, the window tatatgtatgtttggcaTTCATGAAATTAACTCCTTCAATTCACTCCATGAGAAGTTATATGGATGATTGTCTTTGTTCAATGACAACAACAACTGGTATAAAAAATATAGTGAAAagataaaaaatgataaaaataatgctGGCTATGTGAAAATTGTACATATTCCAAATAAATTAGTTGTAGCGCTCAGCAGATAGAGTTTCCTCATGCTTGATTATTTTTCTAAGGAGCActttttacttttcaattttaataaacagAATATAAAGTTAATTTAGCATAAGGCTTATATAAAGTTATTTTATATACGaatacttaaaaattataaaaccaattaataaattttctaaaaatttaaaaacctaAAAGTAATTCTCCCTTTGTTTATTCCTTAAACTAAGGCAAATCGATGCACAGGTGAAAGATTGAGTGTGTGATCCAGTAGCTATCAATAGCATTAGGCACCAATACCAAGCTGTCTTATCCTCGTCTTCAATTCTTTTCCCTCAGAAGAGAGGGAAAGGTTGCTAATTTCGTAATTAACAATGGGGGCCGGAGAGTGCAATGGTGGAACTCTTCAGCATGTTATTGAATCTTCCCTCTCAGGTAAATCACTTACAGGcccttcaatttttttatacttcCCCTCTATCGAATATTAATGATATCGAATATTAATGAAGCTATATGTTTGTTCGCATTCCTCCTTTTCGTTGTCGAGAAAAAGAAGGAACCTTTTTGTACGGCGCATGCCAATTTGTTTTCAACGTGAGAACTGTTTCCTGATGTTGCATTTGAGTTCAGTTTGAATTTTCTCAGCAGCCAAGCAAAATCCCTCTCTGTCTGTCTCAGTCGTTCTTTAGTAAggaacaatttatttttttctttcttgtgCTTTGAGGATTTCAGTGCGGAGAAATTTAGTACCTTCTATCAAAGGTTTATAAATTATATCaggaatttttaaaatttttctgcattctttattttaatctttcttttccttccttttcctttttgttttcctAATGGTTCTTCATATTCATCCTTAATAAGCATGAATTCTAACGGGGTATTCGTGGTTGATTAAAACGTGTTATTCCATGATGACTTTGATACTTCAAGGCCAAAACCAATGCAATATTTGCAAAAACATTAACAATCCGTCGGACCCTCCCAATTAATTGTGTTATTAATTCTGCTTGTGCACCGTTCTATGCTTGTTAGCAAACTGAGTTGAGAAAAGTGAGAGTGAAGTTGTGTATGGATTGTCATTTTCTCTAGACCATGATCATCTGCAAACAGGCATATCTATGTTGTTGAACTGATCTTTCAAAAATACTAGATAGATGATGAATATGAAAACAAAAATGCTGATATATGTTGTGCTCTGTCAGAGACTTGTGCTCGATTGTCCAAACATCGTTCATGTTGGAAGCATATGGTAGCTAGCTTGTATTCTAATGGCAAGAAGATAAATAAACAAGAGGCTGAACAGATACGGAGATATAAGTTAACACCCCTGTGTTTTTTAGGCACCTTCCCTTCTCGCAAACGATCAAAGAGGAGAAAGCCCAAGTATAAAATTGCAAGagtaattaaagaaaagaaaaagctaGATAGTGGAGAATTTGACTGCTATTTTCAGTAAGCTATTGCCTTTAGTGCACTACTCTTGAAGATTATGTTTTAGTTGATTAGTATATCGATCATGTTGTCAAACTATGTTTGAAATTGGTAGAAATCTGTGGCGGAGCTTCTCAGAAGATAAGAGAACTTGCTTCACTTACCTGGATAGCTTGTGGTTTTACTGGTACATGAAGGCATCCTCTAAGGGGAAGGTGCTTACATggataaaagaaaaacaaatttttttgaaaaaatatgtaCTTGTTCCCATTGTTTGCTGGTAAGCTTCTTTATTGGCTTGACTGTCAATTTCTTCCTAATTCTTTGATGCATAGAATCTTAAATAGTTAAGATTCTTATCTTTTTAGGGGTCATTGGAGCCTATTGATCTTCTGCCACCTTGGTGAGAGCACCATGTCCAAAGCCAGAACACCTTGCATGTTGTTACTGGATTCACTTGAAATGGCAAACCCAAGGCGCCTTGAACCGGATATAAGAAAGTGAGCATTTATTGGAATTGGGTTATTCTGTCAGCATATTTGCTTAATCATCTACATGTTTGTTATTTTTCAGGTTTGTGTTAGACATTTATAGATCTGAGGGCAGGGATGAAAATGAAAAGCTGATTTATAAGATTCCACTCTTGGTACCTAAGGTAACCACAATGCTCTCTCTGTCAATTGTGTACACCCAGCCTGTGGATTTCACTTAAAAATTTGCTTTCATATTGCCTTTTCAAAATATTTGCAGGTGCCACAGCAAAGAAATGGTGAAGAATGTGGCAAGTATGTCCTTTACTTCATAAATTTGTTTGTCAAAGATGCTCCAGATGATTTTAGTATCAAGGACTACCCCTATTTTGTAAGTAATAACAATTGCTTCATATATTTAGAAAGTTTTATTGATAGAATTAAATGATTTTCTGATCCAAATGCAGATGAATAAGCACTGGTTCAGTCTTCAATGCTTGGATAACTTCTTTGAGGAACTGGATTCATATGGCGATGCGGAGGCAGCAGATCAAAAAGGCCCAAAACCATTTAGGGTTTATTCTAGAAGGCTCAAAAAGAATAACAGAATGGCTGACTCAACAGAAGGCATGAAAAGGGGAGGGACTAGCTAAGAGAGGAGAGAGAGTATGGTTATAAGACATAAAATGAGAAGCGcatgttattcagtattctgtATTTCTGGAATCCTTGTGAGTGGCTGATTATATTTCTCTGTAATCAGATTTCTTTTGCCGAGTCATTTACCTTGAGGATTTGCCTTGAATACAAAGAATCATTTCTTTCCCTGTTATTGTTGTTCCTTACTCTACCATATGGAAAGCGATTTATGGTGATTGCCATACATAATGTTGTCGATCTCTAATGAGCTGGTAATTGTTTGCCAGTTTCTGTCATGGTTTAGTATTCACCATTCATTGCAAATGGTTATTTTTTAAGTTCTGCCTTCAGTTTCTACCATTTGGTATAAAATTTGTGCATTTTTAAATGCTGAATGTCTGTTGTTTGACTGCTGGATTGCTGCTAAAACATGGTGTTTCTTATTTATCTTTCTTGGGTTCCCTGATTTCTGAATTATAAGCATTAACCCATCAGCACTGCACTTTGCTTCCTCttgttctttctctttcttataTTCTTATCATATTATGATGATTTGATTAAACATATATGTACATATCACTTGGCTATCACCATTGGAAGACCATATTAACTTCTTAATATCGTATGGACTCTACAACTGCTGCTTAACAATTTTTTCCTTGTCTCTTCAGAAAATCCAACCAAACTACTTCACTGATGAACTTCTTCAGCAACATCATTCAGAGCTTGTTAATTAACTGAATAGCTAAAACCTCATTCAAGCAACTTCATCGGCCTATATGGCATTAGTTAAAGCCCACAGTTCACAGAAAGAGATACCTTAGACTGCAGTAATCCTGGCTCAACTTTTTACCAACATCATGTTTTAAATACCATGAAACAGCACACCATGCCTATTGATATCTTCCCCCAAAAAGTATGGCCAAGGGCATTAGAATTGAGCAGCATATTAGTCTTCATTAACAATAATAATGGTATAAGCATATTGATCTTAGTATGAAGCATTCTACATCTCAATCATATAATAACTTTGTACGTTTTGAGAATCCAAAAACTGACTTCAGCATTTAGCAAGTGGTGAAGTCTAGAAGGGTCTAGTTAGAATTCAGCACATACATTTGCACATTTTAGCCCAGTCCAAGCATCTCTGATATTAACAATCTTGGCTGTATCTATGCTAAGTGAATCTAATTTCAAAAATGAAATCATTCATAAATTCGAATACAGATCTTAACAGCCTTGCTTCTGCTGTTGAAGTTGGCAGTTTTTGAACATGCAGTCAGCAATAAGGAAGGTCTCTGGAAGTTCCCAGTTATCATCCTCATCATCATTGTCCTTCTCCTCCTTTCGTGCTTCCTTTTTGTTCTTCACTTTCTTTTGCGGGCGCCTGCCATTGatagaaataaattaacatATAAGAACACTGCAAACAATAATTTATCAGATCCTTAAGATGGAAGTGTGAGATGTCTGTGGATTTAGTGTCCATACATGCAATAATACTGAAAATTCAAGCATCTTCACCCAAAACTTCTAAACTGATATAAAACCAATGAAACAGGCATTTCCAAACAAATAGTAAGATTCACCCAAAGCAATGCAGAGAATGACAGAAGGAGAGAAACGAATCACACCATGCTAACAAAGGCAAAAACATTCACAGAGAGAGAATGAGAAAAAATATACCATGCTCCTTTCTGACGTTGAAGGGAGGGAGCAAAggaaagataataaaattatcaaagtaTTAATATGGCCAGGACTGACTAAAATAAAAGATCTCCCTAATGAGTGTAAGACAAATCTGAATCCCCAAGATTGCATTAAAAATAGCATTTCTAACCTCCACCACATTTTTCCCAGCACCTTCGGCATTATATGGATCATGAATTTGCACTCCATGAATATAAACATTTCATGAGGAAATCAAATTTGGTTGTTGCATTTAACTAAATGctgataaataataaaactaacaaGAATTACAGAACCTACCTGGCAGAATAGATTTAATAATGATCACTTGGAGATAAGAAGCTTACGATGTTCTTAAAGGTTGGCACTTGGCAGTACAATGACCTTCATTTTTCACATGGAAAAGTGCAGGGAAATCAAACAACAAAGATATAAATACTTgcgtttctgccctttggtttGGAAGTCAATTCTCATATTCCATTCTTCTCAATTACTGCAATTTCTTCTTCCATGGCATGTTGCCATTCTTTATCTTGAGAAACTTTTCATAACGGCTTGATTCTTCTACTGCTACATTACATCTCTCATAAATATAagaaagagatttgaatttagaAGCATGTACTTCATTATCAAAATTAGACTTCTTTTTCAGATTCTGGATTAGAATTAGACTCGTTTTCAAATTCTAAATCAGAATTAGACTCTTTTCCAGATTCTAAATCTCTATTGGTAGAACTTCTAGAAACAACTTTTGGCTGCAGAGAGTTTGCTGCACTAACAATTTATTCTTTCTCAAAGTCCCATTAGGCTCCTTCATCAAACTTCACATCTCTACTAACAAACATTTTCTTGGTTTTCACATTATAGATGTTATAGCCTTTTGATGAAGTTACATAGCCCAAAAAATATCCAAATGAGCTTTATCATCCAGCTTCACTTTCTTGACATCAGGAACAAGTATGTAACAAACTGATCCAAAGACTTTCAAGTGACTTGTAGAAGACTTTGACCCAAACTATGCTTTAGCTGGAGTTTTCCCTTCCACTGCTCCAGTGGGAAGCCTATTCAACAAATACACAGCTGTATTAATAGTTTCAGCCCAAAATCTCTTTAGTAGCTCTTTCTCTTTTAACATACATCTAGCCATCTCAACAATTGTTCTATTCTTTCCTCTCAGAAACTCCATTCTGTTGAGGTGAATAAGAAACTAAAAGTTGATATTGAATATCAACATCTTCATAGAATTTGTCAAATTCCTCTAAGGTATACTCGTTACTGTTAACAAACCTCAAAGTCTTCAGGACACAACCACTTTGTTTTTcaactaaaaatttaaatttcttaaatacCTTAAAAACTTGACTCTTGCTGTTCAAAAAGTACACCCAAGTCATTATAGTCAAGTCATCTATAAACAAGATAAAATACTTGTTTTGACTCAAGGATGACACACTCATAAGACTCACATACATCAGTATTTACAAACTCCAATTTTTCAATAGCCCTCCTAACTTGATCCTTaggaaattaaaagaaaaaatatacttGGTATCTTTCTTTATTTGCATAGCAACAGTACCCTTGCCAACAACTTGAACTATCTCTCCATTTCCCATCTCCACAGTAGCTTTTATTGATTTGTCTATAGAGAAAAACAAACTTTCATCTCGAGCCATGTGACTTGTACCGTCACTATCAACGAACCAAGTGAGGTTATCAGCAACTCTACATGACTGAGAAGCCATGAACAAATGATCTTCCTAGTGCTTAGGTTGATCATCAATGAAATTAGCTTGTTGACCCTACaattgattttgagttttgcCTTGTCTGATTCTGCaatctttaaaaatataacCATATTTATTGCAGTAATGGCATTGCACAGGTTTTATACCATTTTTTTGCCGGCAATCCTTCTCCAAGTAATTTGTTTTTCTACAGGTTGGACAAGGTGGAAATTTGCCTTTTTTTGTTGCATCACTTCTACTTTCAGATTGTTTAACGTGCTTTCCTTTCTTGGATTTCAGCACCTGTTTTCCCTTCTATTTTGCAACAAATGTCTCAGAAGCATATTTTTGTCTAAAAAATCTACTTTGCTCAGTAGCTTACAAAAAATTTACGAACTCAGGTAGGGTGATCTTGCTCAGATCTTTAGAGTCCTCCAAAGATGAGATTTTATATTCAAATCTCTCAGGCAGGCTCACAAGAACTTTCTCCATAACTCTTTTATCTGATACATCTTCACCCAACAACCTAATTTTGTTGACCACAACCATCAATCTATCTATGTAGACCTTCAGAGTTTCAGATTCTTTCATGTTTGAAATCTCAAACTCCCTTCTCAACTTGAGAACAATCACCTGCCTTgagcttttgcttccttgaaaCTCCTCTTGAGTCTGTCCCAACTTTTTCTGTAGGTTCACAAGCATTAAATTTTCTTATAGGCATTAAGACATGACAGAGCCTTGAATCCCTTAGCACACTCTTCATTGTAAGTCTTAATCTGAGCAACAGTAGGATTATCTCTCAAGGGAGCTAGTTTTCTATCAGTTTAGGATTATCTCTCAAGGGAGCTAGTTTTCTATCAGTTTCCGTCACCTCCCATGGATCAAAAGTTTTGAGATAAGCCTTTATCTTTACAGTTCGGGTTGCGTAAACTTCTCCAAAAAATACAAGTGGTGTACGAGCAAAATACCTACTAGAAGCCATCACTCTATACTATAgtatttaaaagttttttagtGAAGGAAATTCTcacttattttctcttttttacatGCCCTTAAAAACACTTAATTTCTCTCTAAGGAGTTTctaaaaaatttttcaattcGTCACTGATTTTACAAACtccaattataattttttttcaattttattatgttttaaaagaatattaccGCATCCCGCAAACATATTGGCGCGATAACTACCAAAAGAAGTGTTTTTCTTTATGTCTCAAAGCCATATACACCTACTGTTCTAATCCAGACCACGGGTAATATATCAGCGTCACCAGCTGCAGTCAAGTAAATAAAAGATGGTGCTGAGTCTACATTGGTAGTGGCCACTAGTGGGGTCATGCGAAGTGTGTGATTCTAGGGAGCCGAAGTTGTTGagaggagagagagaaagaaaggagCCGATGATTTCGAAGGAAGGAGGGAAGGACGGAAGGAAGGAAGAGGAAACTGGGCAGCGAGGAGACCGCCATCGCCAATTGCTACTTGCGCGTTTAGTTCGGGCAAGTAGCAAGCTTTGTTGTTTTCAAGCGTCGGTCTTTGTCTTCCGATTCAGGACATggctttgatattttttttacttttaccaATCCAATTTTCTCTTTGTTTGCTTAATAAAAACTTACAACAGTTCTGGTTGGTTTCAAGTTAAatcgataaaattaaaaaatcaaaatcaaattgaataaagagattaattaaaccaaactaaattaaattgaaaatttgatcCTCTGGTTCTCTTCCAATTTCAAATAATCAGACAAAAAATTCAAGAACCTCCAGGATCAAGAAGAAAAAATCCACTTCttccaaattaattttaaaagaatcaaCAAGTTACAAATAATATCAAAGAATGAAAAAAATGGCATCTAATTTTAGTCTCGGGCCTCTTGGCACTATAATCTCCACTTGACTCGCAGGGAGATAAGAAGAGAACCATGTTTATTAACCTGACTGATGGCTGAGTTCTGAAAATGCAATTAAACAGTATCCAAAGAGTCAGCAAGGTACACTATCTGTTGCATGTTCAATTGCCAGCTGGTGGAAAATTGTTCAGACATTCTTTAAATGTTTCCATCATCCTTAACCAAAATTGGATATGGAGTTTGATCAGTGCTATGATGATAAGCACCGCTGAACATCTCCAACGACCAGAGGGATGAGTCACCTCCTGCAAACATGAAACTAGATAATTTCCATAAATTCTAATGTTATAATTTATCAGTAACAT encodes:
- the LOC110631065 gene encoding probable ubiquitin-like-specific protease 2A isoform X1, encoding MGAGECNGGTLQHVIESSLSETCARLSKHRSCWKHMVASLYSNGKKINKQEAEQIRRYKLTPLCFLGTFPSRKRSKRRKPKYKIARVIKEKKKLDSGEFDCYFQNLWRSFSEDKRTCFTYLDSLWFYWYMKASSKGKVLTWIKEKQIFLKKYVLVPIVCWGHWSLLIFCHLGESTMSKARTPCMLLLDSLEMANPRRLEPDIRKFVLDIYRSEGRDENEKLIYKIPLLVPKVPQQRNGEECGKYVLYFINLFVKDAPDDFSIKDYPYFMNKHWFSLQCLDNFFEELDSYGDAEAADQKGPKPFRVYSRRLKKNNRMADSTEGMKRGGTS
- the LOC110631065 gene encoding probable ubiquitin-like-specific protease 2A isoform X2, with the translated sequence MGAGECNGGTLQHVIESSLSGTFPSRKRSKRRKPKYKIARVIKEKKKLDSGEFDCYFQNLWRSFSEDKRTCFTYLDSLWFYWYMKASSKGKVLTWIKEKQIFLKKYVLVPIVCWGHWSLLIFCHLGESTMSKARTPCMLLLDSLEMANPRRLEPDIRKFVLDIYRSEGRDENEKLIYKIPLLVPKVPQQRNGEECGKYVLYFINLFVKDAPDDFSIKDYPYFMNKHWFSLQCLDNFFEELDSYGDAEAADQKGPKPFRVYSRRLKKNNRMADSTEGMKRGGTS